The proteins below come from a single Nostoc sp. KVJ3 genomic window:
- a CDS encoding DHA2 family efflux MFS transporter permease subunit produces MATNIKRSSTDQFGYVHGPLKWAIAFTASLGAILEVIDTSIVNVALTDIQATLGATVSEVGWVVSGYAIANVVLIPLSAWLGDYFGRKTYFIFSLIGFTISSVLCGLSFNLPMLIAARILQGLCGGGLLAKAQAILFETFPPAEQGLAQAVFGVGVIAGPAIGPTLGGFLVDGLGWRWIFFVNIPFGIIAVAMSLAFLPKNKEKSDTQNQAVDWWGIGFLIVAVGSLQTVLEQGEQDDWFSSSFIITLTILGIVGLGLFIWRELKIAHPAVDLRVLHHRSLAAGSVLSAVVGMGLYGALFAVPIFAQSVLQFTATQTGLLLAPGALASAIGMVLLGKLTSVVDARFLIAIGAVGSSGVMFQLAAITPQTGIDDLFWPLVWRGAFTVFMFLPLSLAVLGPLPKKDVSAGSGFYNLTRQLGGSIGIALLTTLLDRRQTFHRDILLSKLSPYDPETNQRLDLLNGALQNQGMDATTAQQQALALLSQTVDTQAAVLSYADCFRVVGIGFLCSLPLLLFLGKGGAGVKAPVGH; encoded by the coding sequence ATGGCTACTAATATTAAACGTTCTAGTACCGATCAATTTGGTTATGTTCATGGGCCATTGAAGTGGGCGATCGCCTTCACTGCTTCATTAGGTGCAATTTTAGAAGTAATTGATACCAGTATTGTTAACGTCGCTCTCACCGACATTCAAGCAACTTTGGGTGCAACTGTAAGTGAAGTGGGTTGGGTAGTAAGCGGATATGCGATCGCTAACGTCGTCTTAATTCCCTTATCTGCATGGTTGGGAGATTACTTTGGGCGGAAAACCTACTTTATCTTCTCACTGATTGGTTTTACGATTTCCTCTGTTTTATGTGGGCTATCCTTTAATCTCCCAATGTTGATCGCCGCCCGGATTCTCCAAGGTTTATGCGGTGGTGGATTGCTAGCGAAAGCCCAGGCGATTTTGTTCGAGACTTTTCCCCCAGCCGAACAAGGTTTGGCTCAAGCAGTTTTTGGTGTAGGTGTGATTGCTGGCCCGGCAATTGGCCCAACACTAGGAGGATTCTTAGTAGATGGTTTAGGCTGGCGCTGGATTTTCTTTGTCAACATTCCCTTTGGGATCATTGCAGTAGCCATGTCTTTGGCATTTTTGCCCAAGAATAAGGAGAAAAGCGATACCCAAAACCAAGCTGTTGATTGGTGGGGAATCGGGTTTTTAATCGTCGCTGTGGGCAGCTTACAAACTGTATTAGAACAAGGGGAGCAAGATGACTGGTTTTCCTCTAGTTTCATCATCACTCTGACCATTCTGGGCATTGTTGGCTTGGGGTTGTTTATTTGGCGAGAACTGAAAATAGCTCACCCTGCCGTGGATTTGAGAGTTTTGCATCACCGTTCTCTAGCTGCGGGAAGCGTTCTCTCAGCAGTGGTGGGTATGGGGCTTTATGGCGCACTCTTTGCTGTGCCGATATTTGCTCAAAGTGTGCTGCAATTTACGGCAACACAGACAGGACTATTATTAGCACCTGGGGCTTTAGCATCTGCGATCGGGATGGTTTTATTAGGCAAACTAACCAGTGTAGTTGATGCCCGATTTTTAATTGCGATCGGTGCTGTCGGCTCATCTGGAGTCATGTTTCAACTAGCAGCAATTACCCCACAAACTGGTATAGATGATTTATTTTGGCCATTGGTATGGCGCGGAGCCTTTACTGTATTTATGTTTCTCCCTTTAAGTTTGGCAGTTTTAGGCCCACTACCCAAAAAAGATGTTTCTGCTGGTTCTGGTTTCTATAACCTGACTCGACAACTAGGTGGCAGTATCGGCATCGCCTTACTTACTACTCTGCTTGATCGACGACAGACTTTTCATCGAGATATCTTGTTATCAAAACTTAGTCCTTACGATCCAGAAACCAATCAGCGCCTCGATTTATTGAATGGGGCACTGCAAAATCAAGGTATGGATGCGACAACGGCTCAACAACAAGCACTAGCTTTATTAAGTCAAACTGTAGATACTCAAGCTGCTGTTTTATCTTATGCAGATTGCTTTCGAGTCGTAGGGATCGGGTTCCTTTGCTCATTACCTTTGTTACTATTCCTGGGCAAAGGTGGTGCAGGAGTAAAAGCGCCAGTTGGTCACTAG